One Verrucomicrobiota bacterium DNA segment encodes these proteins:
- the xseB gene encoding exodeoxyribonuclease VII small subunit — protein sequence MAVKKKIDEIRFEDALASLEKIVNEMESAELPLDEVLQKYEKGIELSHFCTKKLTEAEGKIEFLAKKNAAGDIPTIPFQAASGGDETVDTNSDINEKDSLF from the coding sequence ATGGCTGTAAAGAAAAAAATTGACGAAATAAGATTCGAGGACGCATTAGCTTCCTTGGAGAAAATCGTTAATGAGATGGAATCGGCAGAACTACCTCTGGATGAAGTGCTTCAAAAATATGAAAAGGGGATAGAACTCTCCCATTTTTGTACAAAAAAGCTCACAGAAGCTGAGGGTAAAATCGAATTCCTCGCCAAAAAAAATGCGGCAGGGGATATCCCTACCATCCCATTTCAGGCGGCCTCAGGGGGGGATGAAACAGTCGATACAAATTCAGACATTAATGAGAAGGATTCTCTTTTCTGA
- the thrB gene encoding homoserine kinase has product MPSRTLNIKVPATTANLGPGFDTLGIALQLYNTFTFSFTEESEIRITSEKGQDKVQGAMPLIRASFTKFYKATRITKNGAGFSLNIVSDIPIARGLGSSSTLIVAVLAGLNRMHGKPLKKKDLAHLAAEIEGHPDNTTPALVGGFVASQFKDGKVTFIRKKLPSKLKFILLVPSFEMETKKARQILPDLYSREDAVSNISNSSLLTAAFLEGEYSMIGQFLEDRIHQPYRSQLLPELFDVINAGKKAGALGGWLSGSGSTICCITLDRAASVAQAMKRAFNKSREGGNVKILAADNEGVVFV; this is encoded by the coding sequence ATGCCTTCCCGCACCCTGAATATTAAAGTCCCGGCAACCACGGCCAATCTAGGCCCGGGGTTCGACACGCTTGGGATTGCCCTGCAACTTTATAACACATTCACCTTTTCCTTTACCGAGGAATCCGAGATCCGGATTACATCGGAAAAAGGACAGGATAAAGTCCAAGGGGCCATGCCCCTTATCCGGGCTAGCTTCACCAAGTTTTATAAGGCGACAAGGATTACAAAAAATGGTGCGGGCTTTAGCCTGAATATTGTCAGTGATATTCCCATTGCCCGAGGTTTGGGGAGTAGCTCGACATTGATTGTCGCTGTATTGGCTGGGCTCAACCGGATGCATGGGAAACCGTTGAAGAAAAAAGACCTTGCCCATTTAGCCGCCGAAATCGAGGGGCATCCGGACAATACGACACCCGCCCTTGTCGGGGGATTTGTCGCCTCTCAATTCAAGGACGGTAAAGTCACATTTATTCGCAAGAAATTGCCCAGTAAATTAAAATTCATCCTGTTAGTGCCATCATTTGAGATGGAAACAAAAAAAGCACGCCAGATCCTACCTGACCTTTATTCCCGTGAGGATGCGGTCAGTAATATTAGTAATTCCTCCCTCCTTACAGCTGCTTTTCTCGAAGGGGAGTACTCGATGATCGGACAATTCCTCGAAGACCGGATTCATCAACCCTACCGTTCCCAACTCCTGCCGGAACTCTTTGATGTGATTAATGCCGGGAAAAAGGCCGGCGCCCTCGGGGGCTGGCTGAGCGGATCAGGTTCGACCATTTGCTGTATCACTCTCGACCGTGCGGCCTCTGTCGCTCAAGCCATGAAACGGGCTTTTAATAAAAGCCGAGAAGGCGGAAATGTGAAAATCCTCGCCGCCGACAATGAGGGTGTGGTGTTTGTCTAG
- the ubiE gene encoding bifunctional demethylmenaquinone methyltransferase/2-methoxy-6-polyprenyl-1,4-benzoquinol methylase UbiE, with protein MPEGKKVSAMFAGIHRSYDFLNHFLSFGFDYYWRSVISRAVEQFAPQGRVLDLATGTGDVAKAVYDRPGFKGRITGADFCEPMLQIAREKLPGVEFIQADALSLPFEDGAFDCVTVAFGVRNFECLDTGLRQIARVLKPGGKLLVLEFSQPYGWFRPFYWIYLKGILPVLAALFCKDKSAYEYLGATIQKFPDQEKFSKILNNSGFSRVTYRNLTFGIVAVHEAVK; from the coding sequence ATGCCAGAAGGAAAAAAAGTCTCGGCCATGTTCGCCGGAATCCACCGTTCATACGATTTCCTGAATCATTTCCTGAGTTTTGGATTTGATTACTACTGGCGCAGTGTTATTTCCCGGGCAGTGGAGCAATTTGCACCTCAGGGTCGGGTCTTGGATTTAGCGACCGGAACTGGGGATGTGGCGAAGGCGGTGTATGACAGGCCCGGGTTCAAAGGCCGGATCACCGGGGCTGATTTTTGTGAGCCGATGCTTCAAATTGCCCGGGAAAAATTGCCGGGGGTGGAGTTCATTCAGGCCGATGCACTTTCTTTGCCCTTCGAGGATGGTGCATTTGATTGTGTAACGGTGGCTTTCGGCGTGAGGAATTTTGAGTGCCTAGACACGGGGCTAAGACAAATTGCACGGGTATTGAAGCCGGGGGGCAAATTGCTCGTCTTGGAGTTTTCCCAGCCGTATGGGTGGTTCCGTCCATTCTACTGGATTTATTTGAAGGGAATTTTACCAGTCTTGGCGGCTCTTTTTTGTAAGGATAAAAGCGCTTACGAATACCTCGGGGCGACCATCCAGAAATTTCCTGATCAAGAAAAATTTTCTAAAATCCTGAACAATAGCGGATTCAGCCGGGTGACGTACCGGAATTTAACCTTCGGGATCGTGGCGGTCCACGAGGCGGTCAAATAA